The genomic region AAAAGGGTTGTCCCCACTTGATCATCATGTCCACTTCTTTCTCATTTTAAGTGATGAATATGTTCAAAGATTATCACGATAAATAAGTCCTGACAATTATTATGATATAGGATTAAGTTACTTGACACATATTTGGATAAAGAAACAGTAATGTAAAAAATGCATGAAAATAGAGTGGAATTTAGGTTAATTGAAAGGTTTAAAACTGAATAAAGAAGCTTTTGTTTAAATTTATATATCAATTATGAAAATGAAAACTATTCTCATATAGCTTTGTGAATTGATAAAATATTTTGATAAGACTATAATCTGTATCGTGGAGTTACTATTTTGATTTAAAGGAGACGAGAGACCATGTATTTTACTCAGCGTGAACAAGATAAACTTATGCTTGTTGTTGCGGCAGATTTAGCCAAACGCCGTAAAGAGAGAGGATTGAAGTTAAATCATCCAGAAGCTGTGGCCCTGATTAGTTATGAAGTGCTAGAAGGGGCACGTGACGGTAAAACAGTTGCAGATTTGATGAGTTATGGCCGAGAAATATTGTCTAAAGATGATGTGATGGAAGGTGTTGAAGCTTTGATTACCGATATCGAAATCGAGGCGACATTTCCAGATGGCACTAAATTAGTGACAATTCATCATCCAATTGTGTAGGAGGGGAAAGTATGAAACCAGGTGAAGTAATCGTTCATAAATCAGAAATTATGATTAATCAAAATCGTGACAATACTAAAATCAAAGTAAAAAATATGGGCGACCGCCCAATTCAAGTAGGATCACATTACCATTTTTATGAGGCAAATAAAGCGTTAGAGTTTGATCGTGATTTAGCATACGGTAAACATTTAGACATTCCAGCAGGTGCTGCGGTTCGATTTGAGCCCGGTGATGAAAAAGATATCCGCCTTGTACGTTATGCAGGACGCCAACATATATACGGTTTTCACGGTGAGGTAGATGGTCCGATTGACGAATCACGTGTAACACCTCCAAATATGGACGAAGGAAGTGAAGTCAAATGAGTTTTAAAATGACAGAATCTCAATATACGAGTTTATACGGTCCGACAACTGGGGACTCCATTCGTTTAGGTGATACAGATTTATTTGCCAAAGTTGAAAAAGATTATGCATCATTTGGTGATGAGGTTACTTTTGGCGGCGGTAAAGTTATACGTGACGGTATGGGTCAAAACCCGAACATGACTCGAGATAGCAAACGTGTGGCGGATTTAGTGATCACAAATGCGGTTGTGATTGATTATGATAAAGTCATTAAAGGTGATATCGGTATTAAAGGCGGCTATATTATGGGCATCGGTCGAGCTGGAAACCCTGATATTATGGATGATGTGGATATCGTAATTGGATCAGCAACAGATGTAATCGCTGGAGAAGGCAAAATTGTAACAGCGGGTGGTATTGACACACACGTACACTTTATTAACCCTGAACAAGCTGAAGTGGCTTTAGAAAGTGGTATCACGACACATATTGGTGGAGGTACTGGTGCTTCAGAAGGATCCAAAGCGACAACTGTTACACCAGGGACATGGTATGTACATCGTATGTTAGAAGCGGCAGAATCGCTACCAATTAATGTTGGATTTACAGGAAAAGGACAGGCCGCTAGTCATACGGCATTAATCGAACAAATTCATGCGGGTGTAATTGGACTAAAAGTGCATGAAGACTGGGGTGCAACGCCATCAGTATTACGAAATGCATTAGAGGTAGCCGATGAGTATGATGTTCAGATTGCTCTGCATGCTGATACTTTAAATGAAGCAGGGTTTATGGAAGATACTATGGAAGCTATTGGAGATAAAGTGATTCATATGTATCATACAGAAGGGGCTGGTGGGGGTCATGCACCAGACTTAATCAAGTCTGCAGCGTATCCCAATGTACTTCCGTCATCAACGAATCCTACGCTCCCTTATACACATAATACGATTGATGAGCATTTAGACATGGTTATGATTACACATCATTTA from Staphylococcus felis harbors:
- a CDS encoding urease subunit gamma; translated protein: MYFTQREQDKLMLVVAADLAKRRKERGLKLNHPEAVALISYEVLEGARDGKTVADLMSYGREILSKDDVMEGVEALITDIEIEATFPDGTKLVTIHHPIV
- the ureC gene encoding urease subunit alpha, producing MSFKMTESQYTSLYGPTTGDSIRLGDTDLFAKVEKDYASFGDEVTFGGGKVIRDGMGQNPNMTRDSKRVADLVITNAVVIDYDKVIKGDIGIKGGYIMGIGRAGNPDIMDDVDIVIGSATDVIAGEGKIVTAGGIDTHVHFINPEQAEVALESGITTHIGGGTGASEGSKATTVTPGTWYVHRMLEAAESLPINVGFTGKGQAASHTALIEQIHAGVIGLKVHEDWGATPSVLRNALEVADEYDVQIALHADTLNEAGFMEDTMEAIGDKVIHMYHTEGAGGGHAPDLIKSAAYPNVLPSSTNPTLPYTHNTIDEHLDMVMITHHLNASIPEDIAFADSRIRKETIAAEDVLQDMGVFSMISSDSQAMGRVGEVITRTWQVAHRMKQQRGPLEGDGEYDDNNRIRRYIAKYTINPAITHGISEYVGSVDQGKLADLVIWDPRFFGVKPEMVVKGGLINVAVNGDANGSIPTSEPLKYRHMYGQLGGNLQSTAVTFVSEAAYMSGIRRTLNLKRHVRPVRNIRQLTKKDMKNNTATPKLDVDPQTYEVFVDGEKITSEPATELPLAQRYFLF
- a CDS encoding urease subunit beta codes for the protein MKPGEVIVHKSEIMINQNRDNTKIKVKNMGDRPIQVGSHYHFYEANKALEFDRDLAYGKHLDIPAGAAVRFEPGDEKDIRLVRYAGRQHIYGFHGEVDGPIDESRVTPPNMDEGSEVK